A DNA window from Candidatus Sulfidibacterium hydrothermale contains the following coding sequences:
- a CDS encoding SDR family oxidoreductase yields the protein MEQKKILVTGATDGIGKQTALELAQKGIHVLVHGRNKEKSETVAALIRQETQNPNVDAVQADLTDFKEIKTLADTVKSRYNRLDVLLNNAGVFENERVILPNGLERTFMVNHMAPFTLTLELLDLLKNTPGARIVNVSSMAQSGSIDFDNLNGEKYFDPYNAYAVSKLENVLFTYKLARELKETGVTANCLHPGVISTKLLHAGWGIGGADVHQGAQNLIYAVVSPEMEGKTGWYLMDRSPAKSAAISYDKKVQERLWEISDRIKNQFL from the coding sequence ATGGAACAGAAAAAGATACTGGTTACCGGGGCTACGGATGGTATCGGAAAACAAACGGCCCTGGAGTTGGCTCAAAAAGGAATTCATGTTTTGGTGCATGGGCGTAATAAAGAAAAAAGTGAAACTGTTGCGGCTTTGATACGACAAGAAACTCAAAATCCGAACGTGGATGCTGTACAAGCCGATCTGACAGATTTCAAAGAAATTAAAACGTTGGCTGATACCGTAAAAAGCCGCTATAACCGGTTGGATGTGTTGTTGAATAATGCCGGTGTTTTTGAAAATGAAAGGGTAATTTTGCCTAACGGATTGGAACGTACCTTTATGGTGAATCATATGGCACCGTTTACCTTGACGTTGGAATTGTTGGATTTGTTAAAAAATACACCGGGAGCCCGCATCGTTAACGTAAGTTCCATGGCCCAGTCGGGAAGTATTGATTTTGATAACCTGAACGGAGAAAAATATTTTGATCCGTATAACGCTTATGCAGTTTCCAAACTGGAAAATGTATTGTTTACTTACAAACTGGCCCGGGAATTAAAAGAAACCGGAGTTACGGCAAACTGTCTGCATCCGGGAGTCATCAGTACCAAATTGTTACATGCCGGATGGGGGATAGGCGGTGCTGATGTCCATCAGGGAGCACAAAATTTAATTTATGCAGTGGTTTCGCCCGAAATGGAAGGGAAAACCGGATGGTATCTGATGGACCGGAGTCCTGCCAAATCAGCGGCTATTTCTTACGATAAAAAAGTGCAGGAACGGTTGTGGGAAATCAGTGACCGGATTAAAAACCAGTTCTTGTAA
- a CDS encoding lytic transglycosylase domain-containing protein, with amino-acid sequence MNRNLSYFILLLIVVALILSSVVYQQKHRDVSLPGTNKQYYKIVPLSIPDTLSFAGEPVPLDIFYVREALDRELSVNTYWHSSTLQLIKRAHRWLPFIDTILVDEGIPLDFRYMPMVESGLQNVVSPAHAVGFWQLLKSTAKENGLEVDREVDERYNVEKSTRAACRYLKKSYKKFGNWALVIASYNAGQKRIEKFLKQQQATSFYDLLVADETSRYIYRMLALKMIFENPKKYGFYIRPSQEYPIIPTHTVEVKGAVKSWATFAHQHHISYKLLKYFNPWLRRTSLKNPHHKTYFIKIPDAPYNLTDAKLKE; translated from the coding sequence ATGAACCGAAATCTTTCTTATTTCATACTCCTGTTGATAGTCGTTGCACTTATATTAAGCAGTGTTGTCTATCAGCAAAAGCATCGGGATGTCAGTTTACCGGGCACCAACAAGCAATACTACAAAATTGTGCCTCTGAGTATTCCGGACACATTAAGTTTTGCCGGCGAACCGGTACCCTTAGATATTTTTTATGTCCGCGAGGCTCTCGACCGGGAACTTTCGGTAAATACCTACTGGCACTCTTCCACCCTGCAACTCATCAAACGGGCTCATCGCTGGCTGCCGTTTATTGATACCATTTTGGTGGATGAGGGAATTCCGCTTGACTTTCGCTATATGCCCATGGTAGAAAGCGGGCTCCAAAATGTAGTTTCCCCGGCACATGCGGTAGGTTTCTGGCAATTATTAAAAAGTACAGCCAAAGAAAACGGATTGGAAGTTGACCGGGAAGTGGACGAACGATACAATGTGGAGAAATCAACCCGCGCTGCCTGCCGTTACTTAAAAAAATCGTACAAGAAATTTGGAAACTGGGCTCTGGTTATCGCCAGCTACAATGCCGGGCAAAAAAGAATTGAGAAATTTTTAAAACAACAACAAGCCACTTCGTTTTACGATCTCCTGGTAGCTGACGAAACCTCACGTTACATCTACCGGATGCTGGCATTGAAAATGATTTTTGAGAACCCGAAAAAATATGGATTTTATATTCGTCCTTCCCAGGAATATCCAATCATTCCCACGCATACGGTGGAAGTAAAAGGTGCTGTAAAGAGCTGGGCAACATTTGCACATCAGCACCATATTTCTTACAAACTATTAAAATATTTTAATCCCTGGTTACGGCGTACTTCACTAAAAAACCCACATCACAAAACCTATTTTATCAAGATTCCGGATGCGCCATACAACCTGACCGACGCAAAATTGAAGGAATAA
- the uvrA gene encoding excinuclease ABC subunit UvrA: MDTEKENAGKNFLKIRGARVHNLKNIDVDIPRDQLVVITGLSGSGKSSLAFDTIYAEGQRRYMETFSAYARQFIGHLERPDVDQINGLSPVISIEQKSVNRNPRSTVGTITEIYDFLRLLYARASEAFSYNTGEKMVQYNENQIVDLIIKDYTGKNISVLAPLIRSRKGHYRELFERIRQQGFLRIRVDGEIREISPGMQLDRYKTHDIEVVIDRLPVEKKMKNRLSKTVETALKHGNGVLMVWDESSEQGRFFSRKMMCPTTGIAYDDPEPNLFSFNSPHGACPRCNGLGTIKEVDLEKVFPDKKLSIRKGGIAPLGEYKSTWIFNQLETIGIKYGFTLDTPIQDISDKAMDIILHGSHETVEIKKEYLGITSSYSLTYEGLLSYLENSHTESASRSSQKWAARYMNTQICPECQGARLKKEALYFKIDGKNISELARMDLTELKNWLNGLEDRLNERQRRIAREILREIRVRLNFLLEVGIGYVNLNRPAASLSGGESQRIRLATQIGSRLTGVLYILDEPSIGLHQRDNHRLIASLKDLRDIGNSVIVVEHDKDTILSADHILEIGPGAGRLGGEIVAQGTPTEILKKNTLTSLYLKGEKQIPFSTNRRPGNGKTIVLQGARGNNLKNVTARFPLGKFICVTGVSGSGKSTLVNETLYPILNAHFFHALKEPLPYDTIEGLENIDKVIQIDQSPIGRTPRSNPATYTKVFDEIRKLYGQLPEAKIRGYKPGRFSFNVKGGRCETCKGAGVRVIEMNFLPDVYVLCEDCQGKRYNRETLEVRYKGKSINDVLNMTIRQAAEFFTHIPAIAHKLQTLKDVGLGYLTLGQSSTTISGGEAQRVKLATELSKKDTGKTLYILDEPTTGLHFEDVKVLLDVLNKLVDKGNTVIVIEHNMEVIKVADHIIDLGPEGGNRGGVIIVEGTPEEITQNTKRLTAHYLKKELETPFHP; the protein is encoded by the coding sequence ATGGATACAGAAAAAGAAAATGCGGGCAAGAATTTCCTGAAAATCAGGGGAGCCAGGGTTCATAATCTGAAAAATATTGATGTAGATATTCCGCGAGACCAGTTGGTAGTCATCACCGGTCTAAGCGGAAGCGGCAAATCATCTTTGGCTTTCGACACCATTTACGCGGAAGGACAACGGCGTTATATGGAAACTTTTTCGGCTTATGCCCGCCAATTTATTGGTCATCTGGAGCGCCCTGATGTGGACCAGATCAACGGATTAAGTCCGGTGATTTCCATTGAACAAAAATCGGTTAACCGGAATCCGCGTTCCACGGTGGGAACCATTACAGAAATTTATGATTTCTTACGGCTACTTTATGCCCGTGCTTCCGAAGCTTTTTCGTACAACACGGGCGAAAAAATGGTACAATACAACGAAAATCAGATTGTTGATCTGATCATAAAAGATTATACCGGAAAAAATATTTCTGTTCTGGCCCCGTTGATTCGCAGCCGGAAAGGACACTACCGTGAACTCTTTGAACGTATCCGGCAACAAGGATTTTTACGTATCCGGGTAGATGGGGAGATCAGGGAAATCAGTCCGGGAATGCAACTGGACCGGTATAAAACCCACGACATTGAGGTAGTCATTGACCGCTTGCCGGTTGAGAAAAAGATGAAAAACCGGTTGTCAAAAACCGTGGAAACGGCATTAAAACACGGAAACGGCGTTTTGATGGTTTGGGATGAATCGTCTGAACAGGGACGTTTTTTCAGCCGGAAGATGATGTGTCCGACCACCGGAATTGCTTATGACGACCCTGAGCCCAACCTTTTTTCGTTCAATTCACCACACGGTGCCTGCCCGCGGTGCAACGGACTGGGAACCATCAAAGAAGTGGATCTGGAGAAAGTTTTTCCGGATAAAAAACTTTCCATTCGCAAAGGCGGAATTGCTCCTTTGGGCGAATACAAAAGCACCTGGATATTTAATCAGCTGGAAACCATCGGCATCAAGTATGGCTTTACCTTGGACACCCCTATTCAGGACATTTCCGACAAAGCCATGGATATTATTTTACACGGCTCTCACGAAACGGTGGAAATAAAAAAAGAATATCTCGGTATTACTTCTTCTTATTCACTCACCTATGAAGGATTGTTAAGCTATCTTGAAAATTCACATACCGAAAGTGCTTCACGCTCTTCGCAAAAATGGGCTGCCCGGTATATGAACACACAAATTTGTCCGGAATGTCAGGGAGCCCGGTTAAAAAAAGAAGCCCTTTATTTTAAAATTGACGGAAAAAATATTTCCGAGTTGGCCCGTATGGATTTAACCGAACTAAAAAACTGGTTAAACGGACTGGAAGACCGGCTGAACGAACGGCAACGCCGTATCGCCCGCGAAATTTTAAGAGAAATACGGGTCCGGCTCAATTTCTTACTGGAAGTAGGGATTGGTTATGTGAATTTAAACCGGCCGGCAGCTTCTTTATCCGGAGGCGAATCACAACGGATCCGGCTGGCTACACAGATTGGTTCGCGACTTACCGGCGTGTTATACATTCTGGACGAACCCAGTATCGGACTGCATCAACGCGACAACCACAGGCTGATTGCTTCGCTAAAAGACCTGCGGGACATCGGCAACAGTGTTATTGTGGTGGAACACGATAAAGACACTATTTTATCGGCAGACCACATTCTTGAGATTGGCCCGGGAGCCGGCAGACTGGGAGGTGAAATTGTAGCCCAGGGAACACCTACCGAAATCCTGAAAAAAAATACCCTGACCAGCCTTTACCTGAAAGGAGAAAAGCAGATTCCCTTCTCAACAAACCGGCGGCCCGGCAATGGAAAAACAATCGTTCTGCAGGGAGCCCGGGGGAATAATCTGAAAAACGTAACGGCACGCTTTCCTTTGGGTAAGTTCATTTGTGTTACCGGAGTTTCCGGAAGTGGAAAATCAACTTTGGTCAACGAAACATTATATCCCATTCTTAATGCCCATTTTTTTCATGCATTAAAAGAGCCGCTACCCTACGACACCATCGAAGGGCTGGAAAATATTGACAAAGTCATTCAAATTGACCAGTCACCCATAGGACGTACTCCCCGCTCCAATCCGGCCACTTACACCAAAGTATTTGACGAAATCCGGAAACTTTACGGACAACTCCCCGAAGCCAAAATCCGCGGATACAAACCCGGACGGTTTTCATTTAACGTTAAAGGAGGCCGGTGTGAAACCTGCAAAGGAGCTGGTGTTCGCGTTATCGAAATGAACTTTCTGCCGGATGTGTATGTTTTGTGCGAAGATTGTCAGGGTAAACGTTATAATCGTGAGACACTGGAAGTTCGGTATAAAGGAAAATCCATCAATGATGTGCTGAACATGACCATTCGTCAGGCTGCAGAATTTTTCACCCATATTCCGGCTATTGCCCACAAATTGCAAACGCTGAAAGATGTCGGTTTAGGCTACCTGACATTGGGACAATCTTCTACAACCATTTCAGGCGGAGAAGCCCAGCGGGTAAAACTGGCTACCGAACTCTCCAAAAAAGATACCGGCAAAACACTTTACATCCTTGACGAACCGACCACCGGTCTTCACTTTGAAGATGTGAAAGTATTGCTGGATGTCCTGAACAAGCTGGTGGATAAAGGAAATACCGTGATCGTGATTGAACACAACATGGAAGTAATAAAAGTGGCTGACCATATTATTGATTTGGGACCAGAAGGCGGAAACCGGGGAGGAGTAATCATTGTGGAAGGAACACCGGAAGAAATTACTCAAAATACGAAAAGACTGACGGCCCATTATCTAAAAAAAGAGTTGGAAACCCCTTTTCATCCTTAA
- the tkt gene encoding transketolase: MNLNTELDKKTVAVIRSLVMDGTRKANSGHPGGAMSSTDMAYILFKYYLKTDPHDPRWLNRDRFVLSAGHESMLLYALLHLQGYLPLDELKRFRQWGSLTPGHPEYGLTPGVDATTGPLGQGVGMSVGMAIAETVLAAQMGNDIIDHYTYVLAGDGDLQEPIALGAAANAGHFGLGKLILFYDKNNAQISGSTSRADSTDIKKVFDGFGWQVLEIDGHDHVQISLAIDQAREEKNKPTIIIGHTVMAKGAATVEGDFHTHGSPLPPEEIAATKAKNGLPADKDFYVPEEVYTHFRSHYKTLKKEVNAWKSRVKEKSANDAAFAKKFEAITSNNLTPDLQLPEFKPGEKLATRASFGKTLAHFAQQTDTLLGGSADLEPSNNTKAYADVSGEFTRNNRSGRNLSFAVREFPMATILNGIALHGGFRPFGATFLVFSDYAKPAMRLSALMELPVLYTFTHDSFYVGEDGPTHEPIEQLAGLRALPEMYVFRPAEARETAALLQFALGVNNKPSTFAFTRQGVPTLEVENVEEKAKKGAYIVDGDENEKPDIILIASGSEVHLARSVAQLIQGKKVRVVSMPSMELFDEQPQEYKDAILPPDVKYRVSIEAASTFGWAKYVANGWCFGLDHFGASAPAGVLEKEFGFTPENIAKLVEERYPQ; encoded by the coding sequence ATGAATTTAAATACAGAACTGGATAAAAAAACAGTAGCCGTTATTCGCAGCCTGGTAATGGACGGAACACGTAAAGCCAATTCGGGCCACCCGGGCGGAGCCATGTCATCAACAGACATGGCTTATATCCTTTTTAAATATTACCTGAAAACTGATCCACACGATCCGCGGTGGTTGAATCGCGACCGGTTTGTTCTGTCAGCCGGACACGAAAGTATGTTGCTGTATGCCCTTTTGCACCTGCAGGGTTATCTGCCTTTGGATGAATTGAAACGTTTCCGCCAGTGGGGCAGTCTGACACCAGGACATCCCGAATACGGACTTACTCCGGGCGTGGATGCTACCACTGGACCATTGGGCCAGGGTGTAGGCATGTCAGTAGGAATGGCCATAGCAGAAACTGTTCTTGCAGCCCAAATGGGAAATGATATTATTGACCACTACACTTATGTACTGGCCGGTGACGGCGACCTGCAGGAACCTATTGCTTTAGGTGCTGCTGCCAATGCCGGACATTTCGGACTGGGAAAACTGATTCTCTTTTACGATAAAAACAACGCACAAATTTCGGGCAGTACTTCCCGTGCCGATAGTACCGATATCAAAAAAGTTTTTGACGGCTTTGGCTGGCAGGTATTGGAAATTGACGGACACGACCATGTACAGATCAGTCTGGCTATTGATCAGGCCCGGGAAGAAAAGAACAAGCCGACCATCATTATCGGACATACCGTAATGGCTAAAGGAGCCGCTACGGTAGAAGGCGATTTTCACACACACGGATCACCGCTGCCGCCGGAAGAAATTGCAGCCACAAAAGCCAAAAACGGATTGCCGGCAGACAAAGACTTTTATGTCCCTGAAGAAGTTTACACCCATTTCCGCTCACATTACAAAACCTTAAAAAAAGAAGTGAACGCATGGAAATCGAGGGTAAAAGAAAAATCAGCAAATGACGCCGCCTTTGCCAAAAAATTCGAGGCCATCACCAGCAACAACCTGACACCCGATTTACAACTTCCTGAATTTAAACCCGGTGAAAAGTTGGCTACGCGGGCTTCATTTGGCAAAACACTGGCCCACTTTGCACAGCAAACCGATACATTATTGGGTGGCTCAGCCGACCTGGAACCTTCCAACAATACCAAAGCGTATGCTGATGTTTCCGGCGAGTTTACCCGTAACAACCGCAGCGGACGCAACTTGTCGTTTGCCGTACGCGAATTTCCCATGGCAACTATCCTGAACGGCATTGCACTGCACGGTGGTTTCCGTCCGTTTGGCGCGACTTTTCTGGTCTTTTCCGATTATGCCAAACCGGCCATGCGGCTTTCAGCATTAATGGAATTACCTGTTTTATATACATTTACCCACGATTCGTTTTACGTAGGCGAAGATGGCCCTACCCATGAGCCCATAGAACAGCTTGCCGGCCTGCGTGCCCTGCCGGAAATGTATGTTTTCCGTCCGGCAGAAGCCCGCGAAACCGCAGCCTTGTTACAGTTTGCGCTGGGTGTGAATAACAAACCATCTACTTTTGCTTTTACCCGCCAGGGAGTTCCTACTCTTGAAGTAGAAAACGTAGAAGAAAAAGCAAAAAAAGGTGCTTACATTGTGGATGGCGACGAAAATGAAAAACCAGACATTATCCTGATCGCCAGCGGATCGGAAGTGCATCTGGCTCGTTCGGTTGCTCAGCTTATTCAGGGAAAAAAGGTCCGTGTAGTGAGTATGCCTTCCATGGAGCTTTTCGACGAACAACCGCAGGAGTACAAGGATGCCATTCTTCCGCCGGATGTGAAATACCGCGTAAGTATCGAAGCGGCCAGCACTTTTGGATGGGCAAAATATGTGGCCAACGGGTGGTGTTTCGGTCTGGATCATTTCGGCGCATCGGCCCCGGCCGGAGTACTGGAAAAAGAATTCGGTTTCACCCCCGAAAACATTGCCAAACTGGTGGAAGAACGTTATCCGCAGTAA
- the ychF gene encoding redox-regulated ATPase YchF — translation MALNCGIIGLTNTGKTTIFNCMSNTKAESSNYAFSATKSNKGVVNVPDPRLYELDKLLPADKLVPATVEIVDLPGLAKGASQGEGVGNKFLADVQQTDALIHVLRCFDDDNLPHIEGSVDPVRDLEIVNFELQVRDLDLVLRKLQRLEKLAKTGNKEAKKGIEVLTIYKEHLENFGNASTAPVNEGDEEYIHDLLLLTAKPVIYVCNVDDASAISGNAYVDKVKAALPDDAKILVIAGELEAEIAELEEDEDRKAFLEDAGLTEPGVNKLIRAAYDVLNLQSFFTIGKTENRAWTIRKGMTAPEAAGVIHSDLERGFIRAEVMSYEDFIRYGSEQAVKEAGKFRVEGKSYIVQDGDILHIRFNI, via the coding sequence ATGGCTTTAAATTGCGGTATCATCGGTTTGACTAACACAGGCAAAACCACCATCTTTAACTGTATGTCCAACACAAAAGCCGAAAGTTCAAACTACGCATTCAGCGCAACCAAATCCAATAAAGGGGTGGTTAATGTTCCTGATCCGCGATTGTACGAACTCGACAAACTTTTACCTGCTGACAAACTGGTTCCGGCTACGGTTGAAATTGTTGACCTTCCCGGTTTGGCCAAAGGAGCCAGCCAGGGTGAAGGCGTGGGGAACAAATTCCTTGCCGATGTTCAGCAAACCGACGCACTCATTCATGTGCTGCGCTGTTTTGACGACGACAATCTTCCGCATATCGAAGGTTCGGTTGATCCTGTCCGCGACCTGGAAATCGTTAATTTTGAATTGCAGGTCCGTGATCTGGATTTGGTTCTAAGAAAACTACAACGGCTTGAAAAACTGGCTAAAACCGGAAATAAAGAAGCCAAAAAAGGCATTGAGGTGCTAACGATTTACAAAGAGCACCTGGAAAATTTCGGAAACGCAAGTACTGCCCCCGTCAATGAGGGAGATGAAGAATATATCCACGATTTACTTTTGCTTACCGCCAAACCGGTTATTTATGTATGTAATGTGGATGATGCTTCGGCAATTTCAGGCAATGCTTATGTAGATAAGGTAAAGGCAGCCCTGCCTGATGATGCCAAAATTTTGGTCATTGCCGGCGAACTGGAAGCCGAAATTGCAGAACTGGAAGAAGACGAAGACCGGAAAGCTTTTCTGGAAGATGCCGGATTAACCGAACCGGGCGTAAACAAATTAATCCGTGCAGCTTATGATGTGTTGAACCTGCAATCATTTTTCACCATTGGCAAAACGGAAAACCGCGCATGGACGATCCGGAAAGGAATGACGGCTCCGGAAGCGGCCGGAGTTATCCACAGCGACCTAGAACGGGGTTTTATCCGCGCAGAAGTGATGAGCTATGAAGATTTTATCCGGTATGGCTCGGAGCAGGCCGTAAAAGAAGCCGGAAAATTCAGAGTAGAAGGAAAAAGCTATATTGTACAGGATGGCGACATTTTGCATATCCGTTTCAACATATAA
- the rfbC gene encoding dTDP-4-dehydrorhamnose 3,5-epimerase yields the protein MEIVKTKIPDLYILKPKVFEDERGYFFESYNKETFLKLGIDQNFVQDNESKSMKGVLRGLHFQKPPFTQGKLVRVMHGAVLDVAVDLRKKSPTYGQWASVILTHQNKWMYWVPPGFAHGFITLEDNTVFFYKCTNVYNKASEGSIRWNDPDLNIDWQLKEDPILSEKDKNAPFFREFDSPF from the coding sequence ATGGAAATTGTAAAAACAAAAATACCCGATCTGTACATTTTAAAACCGAAAGTATTTGAAGATGAGCGGGGTTATTTTTTTGAATCCTACAACAAAGAAACTTTTCTTAAGCTGGGCATTGACCAGAATTTTGTACAGGACAACGAATCGAAATCCATGAAAGGGGTTTTGCGCGGGCTTCATTTTCAAAAACCGCCTTTTACCCAGGGAAAACTTGTACGGGTGATGCACGGTGCAGTATTGGATGTGGCAGTCGATCTCCGGAAGAAATCGCCCACTTACGGGCAATGGGCTTCCGTAATCCTTACCCATCAAAACAAATGGATGTACTGGGTTCCGCCTGGCTTTGCCCACGGATTTATTACACTGGAAGACAATACAGTATTCTTTTACAAATGCACCAACGTGTACAACAAAGCTTCGGAAGGAAGTATCCGGTGGAATGATCCGGATTTGAATATTGACTGGCAACTGAAAGAAGATCCCATTTTGTCGGAAAAGGATAAAAATGCTCCTTTTTTCCGGGAATTTGACAGCCCCTTTTGA
- a CDS encoding BadF/BadG/BcrA/BcrD ATPase family protein, which translates to MKLIVESGTTKTHWVLLDAGQIVENFTTPGFNPYYSTTEEITKSIAQGLPATLKTSVVDDVFFYGTGCSSTENCNKIKSILEKFFQKAVIETHHDLYAAAVALLKNREGVACILGTGSNSCLWDGQYIVENVPSTGWILGDEGSATYLGKIMLKAFLSGEMPEPITRKFYDYTGLDFGGILHKIYGESQPNRWISQLSPFASAHLDEETVKNLVKQNFRDFLSEQVKKYTGYQEKEISFTGSVAWHFRNELLEVLQEENLHIGIILQEPMEGLIAYHSDGE; encoded by the coding sequence ATGAAACTGATCGTTGAAAGTGGCACGACAAAAACCCATTGGGTACTTTTGGATGCCGGACAGATAGTGGAAAACTTTACAACTCCCGGATTTAACCCGTATTATTCTACTACAGAAGAAATTACTAAAAGCATAGCCCAAGGGCTTCCTGCTACGCTGAAAACCAGTGTTGTAGATGATGTGTTTTTTTACGGAACAGGTTGTTCCAGTACTGAAAACTGCAACAAGATAAAATCAATCCTGGAAAAGTTTTTTCAAAAAGCAGTCATAGAAACCCATCACGATTTGTATGCTGCGGCAGTAGCCTTGTTGAAAAATCGTGAAGGAGTGGCCTGTATTTTGGGAACCGGTTCTAATTCGTGCTTGTGGGATGGACAGTATATTGTGGAAAATGTACCTTCTACCGGCTGGATTCTGGGAGATGAAGGAAGCGCTACTTATCTTGGAAAGATTATGCTAAAAGCTTTCCTGAGTGGAGAAATGCCAGAACCGATTACGCGTAAATTTTATGATTATACAGGACTTGATTTTGGAGGCATTTTGCATAAAATTTACGGAGAATCACAACCTAATCGCTGGATTTCGCAACTGTCGCCTTTTGCTTCGGCTCATCTGGATGAAGAAACCGTAAAAAACCTGGTGAAACAAAACTTTCGTGATTTCCTTTCGGAACAGGTCAAAAAATATACCGGTTATCAGGAAAAAGAAATTTCTTTTACCGGTTCGGTAGCCTGGCATTTCAGGAATGAATTGCTGGAAGTTTTGCAGGAAGAAAATCTTCATATCGGTATTATTCTTCAAGAGCCCATGGAAGGACTGATTGCTTATCATTCGGACGGAGAATAA
- a CDS encoding diacylglycerol kinase family protein: MEAADSKKSDLSSGSFSFRKRARSFVYAWRGIRFMLKTQHNFWIHLTVTFLVVVAGILLNLSLLEWLFIILAIGLVLAAETFNTAVEQLTDIVHPEWGEKAAKIKDLAAGAVLICALTAALIGVFIFAPKIWAWL, encoded by the coding sequence ATGGAAGCTGCAGACTCAAAAAAAAGTGATTTATCATCCGGTTCTTTTTCTTTTCGAAAACGGGCGCGGAGTTTTGTTTATGCCTGGCGGGGAATTCGTTTTATGCTGAAAACACAGCATAATTTCTGGATTCATCTGACCGTTACTTTTTTGGTTGTCGTTGCCGGTATTCTGTTGAACTTGTCTCTTTTGGAATGGCTTTTCATTATTCTTGCCATTGGTTTGGTCTTGGCGGCAGAAACATTTAATACTGCTGTTGAGCAACTTACAGATATTGTGCATCCGGAATGGGGAGAGAAAGCAGCAAAAATCAAAGATTTAGCGGCAGGTGCCGTGTTGATTTGTGCGCTTACAGCTGCTTTAATAGGAGTTTTTATCTTTGCGCCAAAAATTTGGGCTTGGTTATGA